The following proteins come from a genomic window of Verrucomicrobiota bacterium JB022:
- a CDS encoding DNA polymerase domain-containing protein: MTARADQEKTLHLVGLWVDNDGTVHLAQRAPGGEVETRREPFQPFMWTVEPPVGGECEIEQLAGPGPVSYLVTAKTPEAFKELGQQRDRRDELIRPFEHQWLLSRQERLFAGLKFGDLRRCQLSIKTVCEDPDGTSDPSRKEDRVLAIGAWFSGDPEATVLLLEEDTDAAERALLKQFNELLQERDPDILEGHNIFNFELDYLNQRSRRYRLPRTWGRFGGEPRFRKSRQRVAERWLDFLRCDIPGRAVFDSYLAVQLFDITAREMPGYGLLESAVHFGLTGEDDDRPDFAHGATREALAEDRPRFLQALREDLREIRGLADRLLPTYVAQAQNFPLLLQEASLRGTGQKVEMLLLEKYYEKRASLPDFNEVSAYEGGYTKSFGEGVYRRVLHFDVASLYPSLLLAARLNPASDHLGVFIPLLDELRTYRLRYKQLAREAADVEMRQEYAARQASFKILINSFYGYLGFGGARFADGTLAAEVTRQGRELLQQLIEAFGQAGAEVLEADTDGIYVAANEAHWEKPETLLAVVERVLPEGIHLEYDGSYPAMFCYKAKNYALFDGEQITIRGSALRSRGIEPFLKGLTDHLIAWLLGLEEEDPETKTERLAWQIQESELPVREVAKGEHLSMSPLAYQRKIEAGGKPRRAALEVALRMNPAPRMGEKVYYYIKPKEKGQTADWQRAEAAAHYDPTELPYDPKYYLKKLADWKKRYQVYWKK, from the coding sequence ATGACCGCGCGCGCTGATCAAGAAAAGACGCTCCACCTCGTCGGCCTCTGGGTCGATAACGACGGCACCGTCCACCTCGCCCAACGGGCTCCGGGTGGCGAGGTCGAGACCCGGCGCGAGCCCTTCCAGCCTTTTATGTGGACGGTGGAGCCGCCCGTGGGCGGGGAGTGCGAGATCGAGCAACTGGCGGGGCCGGGCCCGGTGAGCTATCTCGTTACGGCCAAAACCCCCGAGGCGTTCAAAGAGCTGGGGCAGCAGCGTGACCGCCGCGACGAGTTGATCCGCCCCTTTGAGCACCAGTGGCTGCTTTCACGACAAGAGCGCCTCTTCGCCGGCCTGAAGTTTGGCGACCTTCGCCGCTGCCAGCTCTCGATCAAGACCGTCTGCGAAGACCCCGACGGCACGAGCGACCCCTCGCGCAAGGAAGACCGCGTGCTCGCCATCGGCGCTTGGTTCAGCGGCGATCCCGAGGCGACCGTGTTGCTGCTGGAGGAAGATACCGATGCCGCCGAGCGGGCGCTGCTCAAGCAGTTCAACGAGTTGCTGCAGGAGCGCGATCCCGACATCCTCGAAGGGCACAACATCTTCAATTTCGAGCTCGATTACCTCAACCAGCGCTCCCGCCGCTACCGCCTGCCGCGTACGTGGGGTCGCTTTGGGGGCGAGCCGCGTTTCCGCAAGAGCCGCCAGCGGGTAGCCGAGCGCTGGCTAGACTTCCTGCGCTGCGACATCCCGGGCCGGGCCGTGTTCGACAGCTATCTCGCGGTCCAGCTCTTCGACATCACCGCGCGCGAGATGCCCGGCTATGGTTTGCTGGAGTCGGCCGTGCATTTTGGCCTCACCGGCGAAGACGACGACCGGCCCGACTTTGCCCACGGTGCGACCCGCGAAGCCCTGGCCGAAGACCGCCCCCGCTTTCTCCAGGCGCTGCGCGAGGACCTGCGCGAGATCCGGGGCCTCGCCGATCGCCTGTTGCCCACCTACGTTGCTCAGGCGCAAAACTTCCCGCTGCTGCTGCAGGAGGCCTCGCTGCGCGGCACCGGCCAAAAGGTCGAGATGCTGCTGCTGGAGAAGTATTACGAAAAGCGCGCGTCGCTGCCGGACTTCAATGAAGTCAGCGCCTACGAAGGCGGCTATACGAAGAGTTTTGGCGAAGGCGTCTACCGCCGCGTGCTGCACTTCGACGTAGCCTCGCTTTACCCGAGCCTGCTGCTCGCCGCCCGCCTCAACCCCGCTTCGGACCACCTGGGCGTGTTCATCCCGCTGCTCGACGAGCTGCGCACCTACCGCCTGCGCTACAAGCAGCTCGCACGTGAGGCGGCAGACGTCGAGATGCGGCAGGAATACGCCGCCCGCCAGGCCTCGTTCAAGATCCTGATCAACAGCTTCTACGGCTACCTCGGCTTTGGCGGCGCACGCTTTGCCGACGGCACGCTCGCGGCGGAGGTGACCCGGCAGGGGCGCGAACTGCTGCAGCAGCTGATCGAAGCCTTTGGCCAAGCGGGGGCGGAAGTGCTCGAAGCCGACACCGACGGGATTTACGTCGCCGCCAACGAGGCGCATTGGGAAAAGCCCGAGACGCTGCTGGCCGTCGTCGAGCGCGTGCTGCCGGAGGGTATCCACCTCGAATACGACGGCAGCTACCCGGCCATGTTTTGCTACAAGGCCAAAAATTACGCCCTCTTTGACGGTGAGCAAATCACCATCCGCGGCTCTGCCCTGCGTTCCCGCGGGATCGAGCCCTTCCTCAAGGGCCTTACCGACCACCTTATCGCGTGGCTGCTCGGGCTGGAGGAAGAAGACCCCGAGACGAAGACCGAGCGATTGGCCTGGCAGATCCAGGAGAGCGAGCTGCCGGTGCGCGAGGTGGCCAAGGGCGAGCACCTGAGCATGAGCCCGCTCGCCTACCAGCGCAAGATCGAGGCCGGCGGCAAGCCGCGACGGGCCGCACTGGAGGTGGCGCTGCGCATGAACCCCGCGCCGCGCATGGGCGAAAAAGTGTATTACTACATCAAGCCCAAGGAAAAAGGACAGACGGCCGACTGGCAGCGTGCCGAAGCCGCCGCCCATTACGACCCCACCGAGCTGCCCTACGACCCGAAGTATTACCTTAAGAAGTTGGCAGACTGGAAGAAACGTTATCAGGTCTACTGGAAAAAGTGA
- a CDS encoding response regulator, which produces MNKILLVEDDPRLRDSVAQMLEFEGFLVLAEENGRLAWQALDHFRPDIVVSDVMMPEMDGIELLEAIRAHPGTQNIPVILLTAKASRDDTRAGMSKGADDYITKPFEIDELVASIEAQIGKRSTRLSGLDNLEYTVKSALPSELFSPLHTILGLADGLEEQLVAGSMPTRDDLWEAVRNMKDSGRRLLRQSQNLVLCRELMELLGVDAKPGGSCIPTDEDFQADLDAALRAVADQRQREEDLEAHFERGVLAISPCHFIKTVTELVDNALKFSRPGQIVTVRGRVEGCQTYVLEVHDAGLGMASHEIEHIGMFRQFNRREGKQEGLGLGLAIVQMLSQLYGGKLALQSGEGNGLTVRMELPLKVAAPPVVAMPELPPL; this is translated from the coding sequence ATGAACAAGATCCTGTTAGTTGAAGACGATCCCCGCCTCCGTGATTCCGTGGCCCAGATGCTCGAATTCGAGGGCTTCCTCGTCCTGGCGGAGGAAAACGGGCGCTTGGCCTGGCAGGCTCTCGATCACTTCCGCCCCGACATCGTGGTGAGCGACGTGATGATGCCCGAGATGGACGGGATCGAGCTGCTGGAGGCGATCCGCGCCCACCCGGGCACGCAGAACATCCCGGTCATCCTGCTCACCGCCAAGGCTTCGCGCGATGACACCCGCGCGGGCATGTCCAAAGGGGCCGACGACTACATTACCAAGCCGTTCGAGATCGACGAGCTGGTGGCCTCCATCGAGGCGCAGATCGGCAAGCGCTCGACCCGGCTCTCTGGCCTCGACAACCTCGAATACACCGTCAAGAGCGCGCTACCCAGCGAGCTGTTCTCGCCCCTGCACACCATTCTAGGCCTGGCCGACGGGCTGGAAGAGCAGCTGGTGGCCGGAAGCATGCCGACCAGGGACGACCTCTGGGAGGCGGTGCGCAACATGAAGGACTCGGGGCGCCGCCTCTTGCGCCAGAGCCAGAACCTCGTGCTCTGCCGCGAGCTGATGGAGCTGCTGGGCGTGGACGCAAAGCCAGGCGGCTCGTGTATCCCGACGGACGAAGATTTCCAGGCCGATCTGGATGCAGCCCTGCGGGCCGTCGCCGATCAACGCCAGCGGGAGGAAGACCTCGAAGCCCACTTCGAGCGTGGCGTGCTGGCTATTTCCCCCTGCCACTTCATCAAGACGGTCACCGAGCTGGTCGACAATGCCTTGAAGTTCTCGCGCCCCGGCCAGATCGTCACCGTGCGGGGCCGGGTGGAAGGTTGCCAGACGTATGTGCTGGAGGTGCACGACGCGGGCCTCGGCATGGCATCGCACGAGATCGAGCACATCGGCATGTTTCGCCAGTTCAACCGCCGCGAGGGCAAGCAGGAGGGCTTGGGCCTCGGCCTCGCCATCGTGCAGATGCTGTCCCAGCTTTACGGGGGCAAGCTGGCCCTGCAGAGCGGAGAAGGCAATGGCTTGACGGTGCGGATGGAGCTGCCGTTGAAGGTCGCCGCCCCGCCCGTCGTGGCGATGCCCGAGCTGCCGCCCCTTTGA
- a CDS encoding class I SAM-dependent methyltransferase — protein sequence MPKQHIREYFSNKEVVDHYARATANVGLWVSEEKIFTHIFEKTDRVLELGCGTGRISVGLYELGYDFMIGIDLSREMVKRAQRIATVLGYNIPFHTMDACKLKFDDGFFDGAIFGFNGLMQIPGRDKRRQALAEIRRVIKPGGVFVFTTHDRYSSQFKKFWKEEQTRWDKNQQNRELMEFGDRLEHDGYGMLFVHVPTPEEVREDLKATGWKVDSDALRSTIALEPGHVREFSDECRFWIARNPDDNAAYDEDEADYEEEDDFEETDEALVEDDSDDSETDAAEEPKQ from the coding sequence ATGCCCAAGCAGCATATCCGCGAGTATTTCAGCAATAAAGAGGTGGTGGACCATTATGCCCGGGCCACCGCCAATGTCGGCCTGTGGGTCTCCGAAGAGAAAATCTTCACCCATATCTTCGAAAAGACCGACCGCGTCCTCGAGCTGGGCTGCGGCACCGGGCGGATTTCCGTCGGCCTTTACGAGCTGGGCTACGATTTCATGATCGGGATCGACCTCTCGCGCGAGATGGTGAAGCGGGCGCAACGCATCGCCACCGTGCTGGGCTACAACATCCCGTTCCACACCATGGACGCCTGCAAGCTCAAGTTTGACGACGGCTTCTTCGACGGCGCCATCTTCGGCTTCAACGGGCTGATGCAGATCCCCGGTCGCGACAAGCGTCGCCAGGCGTTGGCCGAGATCCGCCGCGTGATCAAGCCGGGCGGCGTCTTCGTCTTTACCACGCACGACCGCTACAGCAGCCAGTTCAAGAAGTTCTGGAAAGAAGAGCAGACCCGCTGGGACAAGAATCAGCAAAACCGTGAGCTGATGGAGTTTGGCGACCGCCTGGAGCACGACGGCTACGGGATGCTCTTCGTCCACGTCCCGACGCCAGAGGAAGTGCGCGAAGACCTCAAGGCCACCGGCTGGAAGGTCGACAGCGACGCGCTGCGCTCGACGATTGCCCTCGAGCCCGGTCACGTGCGCGAATTCTCCGACGAATGCCGCTTCTGGATCGCCCGTAACCCTGACGACAATGCCGCCTACGACGAAGACGAGGCGGATTACGAGGAAGAGGACGATTTCGAAGAGACCGACGAAGCGTTGGTCGAAGACGATTCGGATGACTCTGAAACGGACGCTGCGGAAGAACCGAAGCAGTAG
- a CDS encoding PAS domain S-box protein: MAQHNSLQDVVRRKAMMSLDRIHDIWALRRFEGEFITRSMPSTHVSEFVFWAIYQEGSGEIVMASDPRTEGQRIYDARAQFAGWPAVDNDDGMQEEGGRYTISRPLSGEPGLHSILLFDERELHKGFDESLKRSIVLTAITLAMLGLLGFLILRYRVLTPLHRLHDAIVGFHFGDRSVKIDVTAHDEIGRIGHGLNELFRNQLAIQAESEQLAQIAQVTNNLVLRLDSEGIVMWANRSVERLVGKPLRSFVGTGLDQLLPLREGHAWPFMREVVESGQGRTYEVALDVGENEPRIFRADSQPVVVRENGLFNGAVIVATDVTPLRQAQARLEQSEIRYNELVNSIDEVFFQTDREGRFIYLNQAWESVSGFTVTETLGERIEEFFHAHDRGEFTLRRKRVEDFEAGRGLCELRLMRSDGLERVVEVQLRGQRSTGGAFVGLAGKMRDVTLEREATEQLRRSRQRLARVLDGSNDGFWDYNVETGEFLMSPGHNRMLGFEPNEVEPTLEGWKELVHPEDLSELLRRFQSAIRDRSLYSCEYRMRSKAGSYIWVLDRGRVVDERDQRPLIVAGSITNINERVEVEQRTRRALEREQQVNEMKSRIVSMISHEYRTPLSSIRLSATLLQRYAGRLTDEERAKHLGFIFEAVDQMTHLIEEVLYLGRAEAGYMELDPQPHVLRKVVNGLVDWFNYLYPRRELDLQLKGDVDRVLMIDLTLFKRIATNLLTNAVKYSAADSVVSFIVELKGPHLILQVIDEGIGIPQEDQKHLFETFHRASNVGTIPGTGLGLVIIRRVVEKLGGQIFFESEEGRGTTFSIQLPALEAVEPAEATLSTELSDSR, encoded by the coding sequence GTGGCCCAGCATAACAGCCTGCAGGATGTGGTACGGCGCAAGGCCATGATGTCGCTCGACCGCATTCACGACATATGGGCGCTGCGCCGCTTCGAGGGGGAGTTCATCACCCGCTCGATGCCGTCGACCCATGTGAGCGAGTTCGTCTTCTGGGCGATTTATCAGGAGGGCAGCGGCGAGATCGTGATGGCTTCCGACCCACGGACAGAAGGCCAGCGTATTTACGACGCCCGGGCACAGTTTGCAGGCTGGCCAGCGGTCGACAACGATGACGGAATGCAGGAGGAAGGTGGGCGCTACACCATTTCCCGCCCCTTGAGCGGCGAGCCGGGTCTGCACTCGATCCTCCTCTTCGATGAGCGGGAGCTGCACAAGGGCTTCGACGAGTCCCTCAAGCGCTCGATTGTGCTGACGGCTATTACGTTGGCCATGCTGGGCCTGCTCGGCTTTCTCATCTTGCGCTACCGCGTGTTGACGCCGCTTCACCGGCTGCACGATGCCATTGTCGGCTTTCATTTTGGAGACCGCAGCGTAAAGATCGACGTGACGGCTCACGACGAGATCGGGCGGATCGGGCACGGCCTCAACGAGCTGTTCCGCAACCAGTTGGCGATCCAGGCCGAATCGGAGCAACTGGCCCAGATCGCTCAGGTAACGAACAACCTCGTCTTGCGTCTGGATAGTGAAGGTATCGTGATGTGGGCCAATCGCTCGGTCGAGCGTCTGGTCGGCAAACCCCTGCGATCGTTTGTTGGGACGGGGCTCGATCAGCTGCTACCGCTGCGGGAAGGGCACGCTTGGCCCTTCATGCGCGAGGTCGTCGAATCCGGGCAGGGGAGGACCTATGAGGTGGCCCTGGACGTGGGCGAAAACGAACCCCGCATCTTTCGGGCCGACAGCCAGCCGGTGGTGGTGCGCGAGAATGGGCTCTTCAACGGCGCCGTGATCGTGGCCACCGATGTGACGCCGCTGCGACAGGCGCAGGCCCGGCTGGAGCAGAGCGAGATCCGCTACAACGAGTTGGTCAACTCCATCGACGAAGTGTTTTTCCAGACCGACCGCGAAGGGCGGTTCATCTACCTCAACCAGGCGTGGGAATCCGTCAGCGGCTTTACCGTCACCGAGACTTTGGGCGAGCGTATCGAAGAGTTTTTCCACGCCCACGATCGGGGCGAATTCACGCTACGCCGCAAACGCGTGGAAGACTTTGAAGCGGGACGCGGGCTCTGCGAGCTACGCCTGATGCGCAGCGACGGGCTGGAGCGGGTGGTAGAGGTGCAGTTGCGCGGGCAGCGCAGCACGGGCGGGGCATTCGTCGGCCTCGCCGGCAAGATGCGCGATGTGACGCTCGAGCGCGAGGCTACCGAGCAGCTCCGCCGTAGCCGCCAACGCCTCGCCCGGGTGCTCGACGGCAGCAACGACGGCTTTTGGGATTACAATGTGGAGACGGGCGAGTTTTTGATGAGCCCGGGCCACAACCGGATGCTCGGCTTTGAGCCCAACGAGGTGGAGCCGACCCTCGAAGGTTGGAAGGAACTCGTCCACCCGGAGGACCTCAGCGAGCTGCTGCGCCGCTTCCAGAGCGCCATACGCGACCGCAGCCTCTACAGTTGCGAATACCGGATGCGCAGCAAGGCGGGCAGCTACATTTGGGTGCTCGACCGTGGGCGGGTGGTGGACGAGCGCGACCAGCGCCCCCTCATCGTCGCGGGCAGCATCACCAACATCAACGAGCGCGTCGAAGTGGAGCAGCGCACTCGCCGCGCGCTGGAGCGCGAGCAGCAGGTCAACGAAATGAAGTCGCGCATCGTGTCGATGATCTCACACGAATACCGCACCCCGCTTTCCAGTATCCGGCTCTCCGCGACCCTGCTGCAGCGCTACGCCGGTCGCCTCACCGACGAAGAGCGGGCCAAGCACCTCGGTTTCATCTTCGAGGCGGTCGACCAGATGACGCATTTGATCGAAGAAGTGCTCTACCTCGGCCGGGCCGAAGCCGGTTACATGGAGCTGGACCCACAGCCGCACGTCTTGCGCAAGGTCGTCAATGGCCTCGTCGACTGGTTCAACTACCTCTATCCGCGTCGCGAGCTCGACCTGCAGCTGAAGGGCGATGTCGACCGCGTGCTGATGATCGACTTGACCCTCTTCAAGCGCATCGCGACCAACTTGCTGACCAACGCGGTCAAATACTCTGCCGCCGACTCGGTCGTCTCCTTTATCGTGGAGCTGAAGGGGCCGCACCTGATCCTCCAGGTGATCGACGAAGGCATCGGCATCCCGCAGGAAGACCAGAAACACCTTTTCGAGACGTTCCACCGCGCGAGCAACGTCGGCACTATCCCCGGCACCGGCCTCGGCCTCGTGATCATCCGCCGCGTGGTGGAGAAGCTGGGCGGGCAGATCTTCTTCGAGAGCGAAGAGGGCAGGGGCACCACCTTTTCCATCCAGTTGCCCGCGCTGGAGGCCGTCGAGCCCGCCGAGGCAACCTTATCTACCGAATTGAGCGACTCCCGATGA
- a CDS encoding hybrid sensor histidine kinase/response regulator, producing MSTDLAGPRHPEAPEIRPYLGLLKATIEHLIPLLPFGLDRQEVYSFGVFGLVDALRTMPAELDNAAKTRHVEEVIATVVLQNFHGNGQPVAAAGEGPETDDAPDFHGLDLHGSRILLVDDSAMTRRTMQRVLEKAGFRITEAVSGEDALTQAAQHTPDLILLDVQMEGMNGYEACRQLKEIPGLRDIPVIFLTNLSDSQDVVDGFEAGGSDYISKPFHPGEGLSRIRLHLQNRTLLAYRQRSINELKKVNQTKDKFLRMVSHDLRNPVSAIGGLAQMISDEMAGPVTEEQREMTDSIVAAADGMTALLNDLLDYSAIEGGQETFKPGYYSLMQEIQRVVTLQRVVAERKQIGIELQQANEVPEPLYFDRQGVQRVLENLLSNAIKFSPFQSKVHVTLKSADGFACVEVDDEGPGIPPGEEDKLFKEFSRTSNRPTAGEKSTGLGLSICRKIVERHEGHIDAENLPGKGARFRMQLPLGKS from the coding sequence ATGTCGACTGATCTTGCCGGCCCCCGCCACCCTGAGGCCCCGGAAATTCGCCCCTACCTTGGCCTGCTCAAGGCCACGATTGAACACCTGATCCCCCTCCTTCCCTTTGGTCTGGACCGTCAGGAGGTGTATAGTTTTGGCGTGTTCGGGCTGGTCGACGCCCTGCGGACTATGCCTGCCGAGTTGGACAACGCGGCCAAGACGCGCCACGTGGAGGAAGTCATCGCCACCGTAGTGCTGCAAAACTTCCACGGCAACGGCCAACCGGTGGCGGCTGCAGGCGAGGGGCCGGAGACGGACGATGCGCCGGATTTCCACGGCCTCGACCTGCACGGCAGCCGCATCCTGCTGGTCGACGACAGCGCCATGACCCGCCGCACCATGCAGCGCGTGCTGGAGAAGGCAGGTTTTCGCATCACCGAGGCCGTTTCCGGCGAAGACGCGCTCACCCAGGCCGCTCAGCACACGCCCGACTTGATCCTGCTCGATGTGCAGATGGAAGGCATGAACGGTTACGAGGCCTGCCGCCAGTTGAAGGAGATTCCCGGCCTGCGGGACATCCCCGTCATCTTCCTCACCAACCTCAGCGATTCGCAGGACGTCGTCGACGGCTTTGAGGCTGGCGGATCCGACTACATTTCCAAGCCCTTCCACCCCGGCGAAGGCCTCTCGCGCATCCGTCTGCACCTGCAGAACCGCACCCTGCTGGCCTACCGCCAGCGCAGTATCAACGAGCTGAAGAAGGTCAACCAGACGAAGGACAAGTTCCTCCGCATGGTGTCGCACGATTTGCGCAACCCCGTTTCCGCGATTGGAGGCCTCGCGCAGATGATATCCGACGAAATGGCCGGCCCTGTGACCGAGGAACAGCGGGAAATGACGGACAGCATCGTGGCGGCGGCCGACGGCATGACGGCTCTGCTCAACGACTTGCTCGACTACTCCGCAATCGAAGGCGGGCAGGAGACCTTCAAGCCCGGCTACTACTCCCTCATGCAGGAGATTCAGCGCGTGGTGACGCTCCAGCGCGTGGTGGCCGAGCGCAAGCAGATCGGCATTGAGCTGCAACAGGCCAACGAGGTGCCCGAGCCGCTTTACTTCGACCGGCAAGGGGTCCAGCGCGTGCTGGAAAACCTGCTCAGCAACGCGATCAAGTTTTCGCCCTTCCAGAGCAAGGTGCATGTGACGCTGAAGAGCGCAGACGGTTTTGCCTGCGTGGAGGTAGACGACGAGGGGCCCGGCATCCCGCCCGGAGAGGAAGACAAACTCTTCAAGGAATTCTCGCGCACCTCCAATCGCCCTACCGCCGGCGAAAAGAGCACCGGGCTGGGCCTCTCCATCTGCCGCAAGATCGTCGAACGCCACGAGGGGCACATCGACGCGGAGAACCTGCCGGGCAAAGGCGCGCGTTTTCGCATGCAATTGCCACTGGGCAAGAGCTGA
- the uvrB gene encoding excinuclease ABC subunit UvrB, whose product MDFRLSAEYQPMGDQPQAIEKLVRSLREGNKYQTLLGVTGSGKTFTMANIVQQLQRPTLVMSHNKTLAAQLYSEFKAFFPDNAVEYFVSYYDYYQPEAYVPATDTYIEKDSSINDEIERLRISATSSLISRRDVLVVASVSCIYGLGSPEDFAAMMIPIRVGEELQRDKFLNRLVENIYERNDIKFERGTFRVRGETVDIFPAYMESAIRVEFWGDEVESISELDPLTGQMGRRLDYFHLYPANQFITPRNKLQPAIRAIKNELDEQVGYFEKQQRLLEAQRIRMRTEYDLELLQEMGFCNGIENYSRHLSGRKAGDRPFCLLDFFPDDYLVILDESHVTLPQIGAMYTGDRSRKERLVDYGFRLPSALDNRPLQAQEFMDITGQILFVSATPAKEEAKLSEVIAEQVIRPTGLLDPVMEIRPIKGQVEDLIAEVQAAVGRDERVLVTTLTKRMSEDLSTYLRERDVKVEYLHSDIDAIERVEILRKLRAGDFDVLVGVNLLREGLDLPEVALVAILDADKEGFLRSTTSLIQTAGRAARHEKGRVILYADVLNDSLKETLRITQERREKQIAHNLEHGITPRSVKRGLQKSLHYVDRDQLDPISVAEAQGDGDVAAVIAELESEMLEAAEKLEFERAALLRDQIDMLKNGGTAPNAKKGRGQKGKGGGKKNVRRK is encoded by the coding sequence ATGGATTTTCGTCTCAGCGCCGAATATCAGCCGATGGGCGACCAGCCGCAGGCGATCGAAAAGCTCGTCCGCTCCCTGCGCGAGGGTAACAAGTACCAGACGCTCCTGGGCGTGACCGGCAGCGGCAAGACCTTCACGATGGCCAACATTGTGCAGCAGCTGCAGCGCCCTACCCTCGTGATGTCGCACAACAAGACGCTGGCTGCGCAGCTCTACAGCGAGTTCAAGGCGTTTTTCCCCGACAATGCGGTGGAGTATTTCGTCAGCTATTACGATTACTATCAGCCGGAGGCCTACGTGCCGGCCACCGATACCTACATCGAGAAAGACAGCTCGATCAACGACGAGATCGAGCGCCTGCGCATCAGCGCGACCAGCTCTTTGATCAGCCGCCGCGACGTGCTGGTGGTCGCCTCCGTCTCTTGCATCTATGGCTTGGGCTCTCCGGAAGACTTCGCCGCCATGATGATCCCCATCCGGGTGGGGGAAGAGCTGCAGCGCGACAAGTTCCTGAACCGCCTGGTCGAGAACATCTACGAGCGCAACGACATCAAGTTTGAGCGCGGCACCTTTCGCGTGCGCGGCGAGACGGTCGACATCTTCCCCGCCTACATGGAGAGTGCCATCCGGGTCGAATTCTGGGGCGACGAGGTGGAATCGATCTCCGAACTCGACCCGCTGACCGGCCAGATGGGGCGACGGCTCGACTACTTCCACCTCTACCCGGCCAACCAGTTCATCACCCCGCGCAACAAGCTGCAGCCCGCCATCCGCGCGATCAAGAACGAGCTGGACGAGCAGGTTGGCTACTTTGAAAAGCAGCAACGCCTGCTCGAAGCCCAGCGCATCCGCATGCGCACCGAGTATGACCTGGAGCTGTTGCAGGAAATGGGCTTTTGCAACGGCATCGAAAACTACTCACGCCACCTCTCGGGCCGCAAGGCGGGTGATCGCCCGTTTTGCCTGCTGGACTTCTTCCCCGACGATTACCTCGTGATCCTCGACGAGAGCCACGTGACCTTGCCCCAGATCGGCGCCATGTATACGGGCGACCGCTCGCGCAAGGAGCGCCTCGTCGACTACGGCTTCCGCCTGCCCAGTGCGCTGGACAACCGGCCGCTGCAGGCCCAGGAGTTTATGGACATCACGGGCCAGATCCTCTTCGTCTCCGCCACGCCAGCCAAGGAGGAAGCGAAGCTCTCGGAGGTGATTGCCGAGCAGGTGATCCGCCCCACCGGCTTGCTCGACCCGGTGATGGAGATTCGCCCGATCAAGGGCCAGGTGGAAGACTTGATCGCCGAAGTGCAGGCTGCGGTGGGGCGAGACGAGCGCGTGCTCGTCACCACCTTGACCAAGCGCATGAGCGAAGACCTCTCCACCTACCTGCGCGAGCGAGATGTGAAGGTCGAATACCTGCACAGCGACATCGACGCCATCGAACGGGTCGAGATCCTGCGCAAGCTGCGGGCGGGCGACTTCGATGTGCTGGTCGGCGTCAACCTCCTGCGCGAAGGCCTCGACCTGCCCGAAGTGGCCTTGGTCGCCATCCTCGATGCGGACAAGGAGGGCTTCCTGCGCAGCACCACCAGCCTGATCCAGACCGCAGGCCGGGCCGCCCGCCATGAGAAGGGCCGCGTGATCCTCTACGCCGATGTGCTCAACGATTCGCTGAAGGAGACCCTGCGTATCACCCAGGAACGCCGGGAAAAGCAGATCGCCCACAATCTGGAGCACGGCATCACCCCGCGCAGCGTCAAGCGGGGCTTGCAGAAGAGCTTGCACTACGTCGACCGCGATCAGCTCGACCCGATTTCGGTAGCCGAGGCCCAAGGCGATGGCGACGTGGCCGCCGTGATTGCCGAGCTGGAATCCGAGATGCTCGAAGCCGCAGAGAAACTGGAATTCGAGCGCGCGGCCCTCCTGCGCGACCAGATCGACATGCTCAAAAACGGCGGCACCGCGCCTAACGCTAAAAAAGGCCGTGGACAAAAGGGAAAAGGTGGAGGCAAAAAGAACGTTCGCCGGAAATAA